TGTGTCTCTTCACGTTGGAGATGATTTCATCATACGCTTCCTTCAGGCTCTCTTCATTCTTTATCCCCACCTTCACACCTCCGAAGTCGAACTTATGGATGATGTCGGGGGAGACGATCTTCAAGACGACGGGATAGCCAAGTTCTTTTGCAGCATCCACGCATTCCCGGACCGATCTTACTAATCTGGATTTCAAAACTGGAAAACCATAGGCCTTAAGGATAGCGTGAGATTCCGGTTCTGGAAGGAAGGTCCTCTTCTCACCCTTTGCTTTTGCTATAATCCCCTCAACGGTCTTCTGATCGATGTCCCGGAAGATTTTCACCTCCGTCCTCTGTCGGTGCAACCAGTGGGCATATCGGGACATGGCAGCCATGGCCCTCGCGGCTGCTTCCGGGAAGAGGTAGTGCGGGATCCTGGAATTGTCAAAGATCTTAACCGTTTCCGAGATGTCCTCCGTCGCCATGAAGCATGCGAGAACTGGTTTGTCGTACTTCGCCGTCGTCTCGGAGATCGTCGTGGCAACCGCCTTGAGGTTGGTCATCATCTGGGGCGTGGAAATAACGATGAGCCCGTCCACATTGCTATCCGCTAGAACCGTTTCCAGGGCAAGTTTGTACCGTTCGTGGTCGGCGTCTCCTATGACATCGACCGGATTCTTTACATTGGCGGTCGGGGGGAGCCCCTCTCTCAGCTTCTTCGTTGTCACCTCTCCGAAGTTGGCAAGCTTGAGCCCATGACGGATGCTTGCATCTGTCGCCATGATACCGGGACCACCCGCATTAGTGACGATGGCAATCCTTTCCCCCTTGGGAAGCGGCTGATTTGCCAGCGCCTTTGCGTAGTCGAAGATATCCTCCAGCGTCTCCACCCTCAGGACACCGCACTGGAAGAAGAAGGAATCATATGCCTCATCCGAGGAGGCCAGGGCTCCTGTGTGGGAGGATGCCGCCTTCGCCCCTTCAACAGTGCGACCCGATTTGATGGCAAGTATCGGTTTTGCTTTCTTCCCTTCCCCTGTGATGTTCCTGGCGAGATAGACGAACATCCTCGGATCGGCCAGATCTTCCACGTAGAGCAGGATGACATCTGTCAGTGGATCGTTGGCAAGAGATGCCAAAAGATCATTCTCTGTAACATCGGCCTTGTTGCCGACGGAGACGAACTTCGATAGACCGATGTTTTCCAGATGAGCGTACTCCAGGGCCGCGACGCCGAGTGCTCCCGACTGTGATATGAAGGCGATGTTCCCCTGCTTGGGCATCCCCCTCGCAAAAGTAGCGTTCAGCTTCACATCGGGGTCCGTGTTGATAACGCCAAGGCAGTTGGGACCGACCACGGCGATGCCGTATTTATTCGCGATCTCCTTGACCTTCTTCTCAAGCTCGAATCCCTTCTCGCCGATCTCCTTAAACCCTGCCGTGATTATAACGGCTCCCCTGACTCCTTTCTCGCCGCATTCCTCGAGGACCAGGGGCGTGGCCTGGCTGGGTGTGATTATGATGGCGAGATCCACCTCGCCTGGAATGTCCCACACGGCATGGTAAGCCCGTACACCCAGGACTCCTCTTGCCTTGGGGTTTACAGGATAGACGATGCCGGTGTACCCGGATAGCAGGATGTTGGAAAAGATGGCTCTTCCAACACTTCCCTCGCGGGAGGAAGCGCCGATCACCGCCACCGACCCGGGGGAAAAGATAGCCTGTAGATCACCTTTTTTATTCATGATGGATACCTCGCATTATTATTTTTATCAAATGGTCGTCAAAAGCCCTGCTCCGGTGAATTTCTGCTCTGCAATTTCCTGGTCAAAGTTTCGAAGGTTTCAAACTTCCTTATAATATTATAATTTCTGAAATTAAAGACAGATAATAAAATTCCTTTCATATTGATTTTCTCATCTCTTTATGTGAAATTATTTGCAAAGTTTTTGGTACAAGGTTGTGAAGTGTAAGCAGTTAATAACAACAAAGAGATGGCCATATGGAAGATCAGGAACCTGTTGAGCTTCCAATTGAAGGAGAGTTGGATCTCCACACATTTCAGCCCGAGGAAGTGAAGGAGTTAATTCACGACTATCTGGAGGCTTGCCGGGAGCGGGGGATCCTGCAGGTTCGCATCATCCACGGGAAAGGGACCGGAACCTTGCTTCAAACAGTTCATTCCATCCTCGAACGGATGCGCGGAGTCGTCTCCTTCCGGCTGGCCGGACTCGAAGAGGGAAGCTGGGGAGCCACGCTCGTAGAACTGGATCCTCTCGGAGAAACCCATTCTAAGAAAGACGAGAGATAAGCACCATGACGTTAAGAGTCGTGTGGAAACTCGTTGCGGAGACGCTCGCGGAGTGGAATTGGGAAAGGGTTATCTCTGATGACGATGGAAAGTGGATCGCCGATAGAAGAACCCTTGATTTCTTCAGATAGCCTATCTGGAAATTCAGAGAGATGGTGAGATAGAATTTTACATCAACAGCAGAATAAGGTGCCTTTTCGTGGTAGATGATGTTTAAGAATTCCTTCTATATCGGAAAAATTGCGGGGATCCCCATCAGGATACACATAAGCTGGCTCATCGTCTTCGTTCTTTTCACATGGCACCTCGCCGGGAATTATTTCCCGCAGAACTATCCTGGCTGGGACAATACTCGATATCTCTGGACAGGAGTCATAACAAGCTTGCTCTTCTTCGTTTCCGTCCTAATTCATGAACTTGCCCATTCCATCGTGGCAACGAAACAGGAACTGCCGGTTCGCGACATTGTTCTCTTTATATTCGGCGGGGTCTCCGAGCTCACCGATGAGCCAAAATCTGCTGGCAACGAATTCCTGATGGCTCTCGTGGGACCCCTGTCCAGCTTCTTGCTTGCCATCCTGTTCGGCATTCTATGGCTCATCATGAGAGAATTAAGCGAACCGGTGAGCGCCATCGGGGGGTTCCTCGCCTCCATCAATCTCATGCTTGCCATCTTCAACATGATCCCTGGTTTCCCGCTGGACGGCGGCCGCGTCTTCCGCGCCATCCTATGGGGGATCAAAGGGAACCTGGTGAAAGCTACGCGCTGGGCATCTGCTATGGGTCAGGGGTTCGCCATGCTTCTCATCTTTCTGGGGATCTGGCAGCTCTTCAAGGGAAACTGGGTCAACGGCATGTGGTTCTCCTTCATCGGGTGGTTCTTGGACAACGCCGCCCTGTCAAGCTACAGACAGGTCACGGCTCAACAAACGCTGATCGGCCACATCGTGAGAGAAGCGATGACCCGCGATTGTCCTCAACTCTCCCCTGACATGACCATCGAGAGAGTCGTGGAAGAATACATCCTCGGACTGGGAAAAAGATGTCTCCCGGTAGTACAGGATAAGAGGCTTCTCGGGTTAGTTACAATTCACAGCATCAAGAAGATTCCAAAGGAACAATGGTCTCATGCGCAAGTTCACAATGCGATGATCCCACTGGAGAAGATCAGGAGTGTGAAACCGGATGAAAGCCTTCTGAAAGTCCTCCATGCCATGACTGAGGATGGGGTCAACCAGCTCGCCGTCATTGATGGAGAAGAATTTGTCGGACTCCTGGCGCGTGACAATGTCGTCAGCTTCATCCGAAACCGCCTCGACCTTGGACTGTAACACGCCGCCAAAAGGGGCTGGAAAAGATTGAAACCAATTAGTGTGATCGAGGATTCATTGCCGGGTATTTATCAGCAGCAACCGCATCCTTTTTCTCTGATCTTGAGGATGTCCTCCCTGACGATGGCATAGAGGCATGCCGTTCCCTTCGTAACCGCAATGGCATTGAAAGGACAGTTGAGCTGGCAGGCACCGCATTCGATGCATCGATCAAGACTGGCCAGATACGCTTTGTGGCTGTTCATCTCGATGACACGGTGCGGACAGACGAAAGTGCAGATCTCGCAACCTGTGCATTTGTCCTGATTGACGAAAATCATGTTTTAATCACCTTCATATTATAGCAGAACTCTTCCCGCAATAATTATATTCAAAAGAGGATGGCGGCAGGCACCAGAAGAACATAGAGCACGACAATGACCGGAAGGAAGCGCCCAATCTCTTTTCTGACATTTGAATAGTTGCTGACAGCGCTGTTTCCGGTGTAGCTCAATCCCACGAACATGGAAGTCGCAACGAGGAATAGCACCAGAGGTATCAAAGATTGCGGAGACATGACTGATGACTGACGCGAAAACCATAGAAAAGAAACGAGAGAAGGGGAGGAAGGCTCTCCCATCCCGTTTGCAAAACTAACCATGGCTGCCAGCAGGGAGCTGAAGATTCCCAGGTAAATCCCTTTGACGGCAAACTGTCTCCCCGGAATATAGGGAAAGAAGATTGGATACAGGAAAGCAATAGCCGTCGCCATCCAGATGATAAGAGGTTTGACGAATCCGAGCAGAACGACATAGACCCCGAGAAAATAGAGGAGGAATTGAACGGCCGTCGGAAGCGCGGTGAAGGCGCTTGACTGGATTCCGAAGTGCACACAGTCATGAATCCGATCTTCGATCTCCCCTTCATCCAGATAGCCGGGAACATCTTTTGCGTAGAGCGGTCCGATGATGGGCTGGATCCCGGCTTTCTTGAGCTCGGCCAGATTAACTCCTGAGAGGGAAAACTTGGGAAGGATCATGTTGATCTTCTCCCTTTCCGCCATTTTTCCCTCATCTTTCAGAAGACCGGCACGACCAGCTTTATCGATGATCTCGGATGCGGAAAACCTTCCCTTCCCTGCCGAGCACCAGACATTGATGCCATCGGTATCCACGACCAAGAGCCTGACCCTCCTGGGCCTCACCCTGCGAACCAGAAGGAAAACACTCAGGAAATTGTTGCACGTCACGAGAAGCGGGAGGCTTTCCATCGTTTCTTTTTCCCGGTATTGAGTTCTGCTCGTGAGATGAGCATCTCTCTTTTGGGATGCCCCTGTCCTCGAATTAAGCCCAGTCTCGTACAATCCGGGCTTCACCGCAAAGACTCTCATGAAGAGGAAGATCCATGAGATGAATGCCTTAACATGGTCTTTGAGTCCAAGATCAAGGGGAAGGGGCTCGAGTGGCAGAAGGGCTTCAAGTTGATAACCTCTGTACTTCCTTTTTCGCAGGTAGATCCAGATTGTCAGGAGAAGAAAATAGATGATCAGAGCGATGCAATAAGAGAGTTTCATAACAATGCGATATTATTTCCCATGCAACCATCTATCCAGATTTTGATTGCGCTTCTGACTATTTATACTAACACAATCAATTGAAATATTGGATGCTTGTGAGTAAAATCATAAGCCGGATAAGTTCCTATGGAAAGAGGATCGGTTGCCAGAAGGATCAAAATTGGGTGCTGCGGCTTTCCCGTTGCTCGCTCGACTTACTTCAAGAAATTCAATGTCGTCGAGATCCAGCATACCTTT
The genomic region above belongs to Acidobacteriota bacterium and contains:
- a CDS encoding site-2 protease family protein translates to MMFKNSFYIGKIAGIPIRIHISWLIVFVLFTWHLAGNYFPQNYPGWDNTRYLWTGVITSLLFFVSVLIHELAHSIVATKQELPVRDIVLFIFGGVSELTDEPKSAGNEFLMALVGPLSSFLLAILFGILWLIMRELSEPVSAIGGFLASINLMLAIFNMIPGFPLDGGRVFRAILWGIKGNLVKATRWASAMGQGFAMLLIFLGIWQLFKGNWVNGMWFSFIGWFLDNAALSSYRQVTAQQTLIGHIVREAMTRDCPQLSPDMTIERVVEEYILGLGKRCLPVVQDKRLLGLVTIHSIKKIPKEQWSHAQVHNAMIPLEKIRSVKPDESLLKVLHAMTEDGVNQLAVIDGEEFVGLLARDNVVSFIRNRLDLGL
- a CDS encoding 4Fe-4S binding protein produces the protein MIFVNQDKCTGCEICTFVCPHRVIEMNSHKAYLASLDRCIECGACQLNCPFNAIAVTKGTACLYAIVREDILKIREKGCGCC
- the acs gene encoding acetate--CoA ligase alpha subunit; this encodes MNKKGDLQAIFSPGSVAVIGASSREGSVGRAIFSNILLSGYTGIVYPVNPKARGVLGVRAYHAVWDIPGEVDLAIIITPSQATPLVLEECGEKGVRGAVIITAGFKEIGEKGFELEKKVKEIANKYGIAVVGPNCLGVINTDPDVKLNATFARGMPKQGNIAFISQSGALGVAALEYAHLENIGLSKFVSVGNKADVTENDLLASLANDPLTDVILLYVEDLADPRMFVYLARNITGEGKKAKPILAIKSGRTVEGAKAASSHTGALASSDEAYDSFFFQCGVLRVETLEDIFDYAKALANQPLPKGERIAIVTNAGGPGIMATDASIRHGLKLANFGEVTTKKLREGLPPTANVKNPVDVIGDADHERYKLALETVLADSNVDGLIVISTPQMMTNLKAVATTISETTAKYDKPVLACFMATEDISETVKIFDNSRIPHYLFPEAAARAMAAMSRYAHWLHRQRTEVKIFRDIDQKTVEGIIAKAKGEKRTFLPEPESHAILKAYGFPVLKSRLVRSVRECVDAAKELGYPVVLKIVSPDIIHKFDFGGVKVGIKNEESLKEAYDEIISNVKRHKPDANIWGIFVQEFALGGKETIIGMNRDPHFGPLIMFGLGGVYVEVLKDVTFRLAPIRELGSRRMVEEIRGYKILKGFRGEKPSDIAAIAECIQRLSQLSIDFSDIRELDINPLIVYEEGKGARVVDARITIEE
- a CDS encoding Smr/MutS family protein translates to MEDQEPVELPIEGELDLHTFQPEEVKELIHDYLEACRERGILQVRIIHGKGTGTLLQTVHSILERMRGVVSFRLAGLEEGSWGATLVELDPLGETHSKKDER